From one Cucurbita pepo subsp. pepo cultivar mu-cu-16 chromosome LG17, ASM280686v2, whole genome shotgun sequence genomic stretch:
- the LOC111778854 gene encoding delta(24)-sterol reductase-like has protein sequence MSDLEVPLRPKRKKVWVDYFVKFRWILVIFVVLPISFCLYFFTYLGDVRSAWKSYKKRQKEHDENVEKVVKRLKQRNPAKDGLVCTARKPWIAVGMRNVDYKRARHFEVDLSAFRNILDIDQEKMIAKVEPLVNMGQISRATVPLNLSLAVVAELDDLTVGGLINGYGIEGSSHLYGLFSDTVVAYEVVLADGQVVRATKDNEYSDLFYAIPWSQGTIGLLVAAEIKLIPVKEYMKVTYKPFRGTLKEIGQAYMDSLAPRDGDQDNPEKVPDFVETMIYTPSEAVVMTGRYASKVEAKRKGNVINQIGWWFKPWFYQHASTALKKGEFVEYIPTRDYYHRHTRSLYWEGKLILPFADQWWFRFLFGWMMPPKVSLLKATQGEAIRNYYHEMHVIQDMLVPLYKVPDALEWAHRELEVYPVWLCPHRLFKLPVKTMIYPEPGFELHHRQGDTHYAQMYTDVGLYYAPGPILRGEVFDGAEAVRRMEKWLLENHGFQALYAVSELNEKDFWRMFDAEHYEYCRKKYGAVGTFMTVYYKSKKGRKTEKEVKEAEQAHLETSYAELEQPN, from the exons ATGTCAGATTTAGAGGTTCCTTTGCGTCCAAAGAGGAAGAAGGTCTGGGTGGACTACTTTGTGAAATTCCGAtggattttagttatttttgttGTCCTTCCTATATCATTCTGCCTATACTTCTTCACATATCTTGGAGATGTCAGATCTGCCTGGAAGTCCTACAAGAAACGCCAAAAGGAACATGATGAAAATGTCGAGAAAGTTGTAAAGCGCCTTAAACAGAGGAACCCAGCAAAGGATGGACTTGTTTGCACAGCTCGAAAACCATGGATTGCTGTTGGAATGCGAAATGTCGACTATAAAAGAGCACGCCATTTTGAGGTTGATTTATCAGCTTTTCGGAACATTTTGGATATTGACCAAGAGAAAATGATTGCCAAAGTTGAGCCCCTTGTGAACATGGGACAAATCAGTAGAGCCACTGTTCCACTCAATCTTTCTCTTGCTGTAGTTGCTGAACTTGATGATCTTACTGTTGGAGGACTCATCAATGGCTATGGAATTGAAGGAAGCTCCCATCTCTATGGCTTGTTCTCGGACACTGTTGTTGCTTACGAGGTTGTTCTAGCTGATGGCCAGGTTGTTAGAGCTACTAAAGATAATGAGTACTCAGATCTTTTCTATGCGATCCCATGGTCCCAAGGAACAATTGGCCTTCTTGTTGCTGCTGAGATTAAGCTTATACCAGTTAAGGAGTATATGAAAGTTACATATAAACCTTTTAGAGGGACTTTAAAAGAGATAGGACAAGCTTATATGGATTCTCTTGCACCTAGAGATGGAGATCAAGATAACCCAGAAAAGGTTCCTGACTTTGTTGAAACTATGATTTACACTCCTTCTGAAGCTGTTGTCATGACAGGTAGATATGCCTCCAAAGTAGAGGCCAAGAGAAAGGGAAATGTGATCAATCAAATTGGATGGTGGTTCAAACCGTGGTTCTATCAGCATGCATCTACAGCACTCAAGAAAGGGGAGTTTGTGGAGTATATTCCTACGAGGGATTATTATCATAGGCACACAAGGTCTTTGTATTGGGAGGGTAAGCTTATTCTTCCATTTGCAGATCAATGGTGGTTCAGATTTTTATTTGGATGGATGATGCCTCCCAAAGTTTCTCTGCTCAAAGCTACTCAAGGTGAAGCTATCAGGAATTATTATCATGAAATGCATGTTATTCAAGATATGCTTGTTCCTCTTTACAAGGTTCCGGATGCTTTGGAGTGGGCTCATCGTGAGTTGGAG GTTTACCCCGTTTGGCTCTGTCCACACAGACTCTTCAAACTTCCAGTCAAAACCATGATATATCCCGAACCAGGATTCGAGTTACATCATCGACAAGGAGACACGCATTACGCTCAAATGTACACAGATGTTGGGCTGTACTATGCACCAGGCCCTATCCTGAGGGGTGAAGTTTTCGACGGCGCCGAGGCTGTTCGTAGAATGGAGAAATGGCTTCTGGAAAACCATGGATTCCAGGCTCTATATGCAGTTTCCGAACTGAATGAGAAAGATTTCTGGAGGATGTTTGATGCGGAACACTATGAGTACTGCAGGAAGAAATATGGCGCTGTAGGAACATTTATGACAGTGTATTACAAGTCCAAGAAAGGTCGGAAAACTGAGAAGGAAGTGAAGGAAGCTGAACAAGCTCATCTTGAAACCTCTTATGCTGAACTGGAACAACCCAATTAA